The Streptomyces sp. NBC_00335 DNA window GTGGGGGTGCTCATGAGTCGGCCTGCGTGGAGAGGGCCGCCTCGACCTGGGAGACCGTGAGCCAGTGGCCCGGGGCCAGGATCTTGGCCACCTGCGGGGCGAAGGCGGGGGAGGAGACGACGACCTCGGCGGTCGGGCCGTCCGCGACGATCTCGCCGCCGGCCAGGATCACCACGCGGTGGGCCAGCTCTGCCGCGAGCTCCACGTCGTGGGTGGCCAGGACGATGGCGTGGCCCTCGGCGGCGAGCCCGCGCAGGATCTCCACGAGGCGGGCCTTGGCGGCGTAGTCCAGCCCGCGGGTCGGCTCGTCGAGCAGCAGCAGGGCCGGGCGGCCGGTCAGGACCAGCGCCAGGGCGAGGGCCAGGCGCTGGCCCTCGGAGAGGTCGCGCGGGTGGGTGTCGTCGGGGACGTCGGGCAGGAGCGCGGCGACGAGGGCACGGCACGTGCCGGGCGCCTGGCCGGCGTCGTGGTCGGCGGCGGTGCACTCGGCCGCGACGGTGTCCGCGTAGAGGAGGTCGCGGGGCTCCTGGGGGACGAGGCCGACGCGGGTCACCATCTCGGGGGGCGGCGTGAGGTGGGGCGTGCGGCCGCTGACCGTCACCTGGCCGGTGGTGGGCTCCAGCGTGCCGATGAGGGTGGCGAGGAGGGTGGACTTTCCGGCGCCGTTGCGGCCCATCAGGGCGATGGTCTCGCCCCTCGACACGGTGAGGTTGATGTCGCGGAGGACTTCGGCGCGGCCGCGGCGGAGGGAGACGGCCTTGACCGTGGCCGGGGTGGACCCCGTTGCCCCCGTTGCTCCGGTGGCTCCGGTGGCTCCGGTGGCTCCGGTGGCTCCGGTGGGGCCGGCCGGGGTCGGCTGGGGGGTGCGGAGGCCGCGGCGGCGCAGCCGGGCGAGCAGGCCGGGGCGGGGGCCCTGCGGGGGGCCGTCCCCTACCCACCCTTCGCCCGTTCCCCGGGGCTGCGCCCCGGACCCCTTGCGGGGCTGCGCCCCGGACCCCGCCGGAGGCTGCGCCTCGGCAACGGCACGGGGGTCCGTTCCGGGCGTGGCCTGGGGCTGCGCCCCGGACCCCGCCGGAGGCTGCGCCCCAGCACCGGCACGGGGGCCCGTTCCGGGCACGGCCGGGGGCTGCGCCCCGGCACCAGCCTGGGGCTCCGCCCCGGCCTCAGCCTGGGGCTGCGCCCCAGCACCGGCACGGGGGCCCGTGCCGGGCGTCGTTTCCGGCTGTGGCTTGGTGTTCGTTTCGGGATGGGGTGGGGTCGGTAGGGGTGGGGTGATGGTGGAGAGGCGGGTGCGGAGGGGGGTGGCTTGGCGGCGGGCGTCTCGGATGGAGAGGGGGAGGGGGGACCAGGCTGCCAGGCGGCCCAGGGCTACCACCGGGGGGTGGACCGGGGAGATGGCCATGATGTCCGACGGGGTGCCCAGGACGGGGGGTGCGGTGGGGGAGGGGAGGAGCAGGACGCGGTCGGCGTACTGGACCACTCGCTCCAGGCGGTGCTCCGCCATCAGGACGGTCGTGCCCAGGTCGTGGACCAGGCGTTGCAGGACGGCCAGGACTTCTTCCGCCGCCGCCGGGTCCAGGGCCGAGGTGGGCTCGTCCAGGACCAGGACGCGCGGGTGCGGGGTCAGGACCGAACCGATCGCCACCCGCTGCTGCTGGCCTCCGGACAGGGTGGCGATGGGGCGGTCGCGCAGGTCGTTCAGGCCGAGGAGGTCGAGGGTCTCCTCGACGCGGCGGCGCATGACGGAGGGCGGCAGGCCCAGGGACTCCATGCCGTAGGCGAGCTCGTCCTCGACGACGTCCGTCACGAAGTGCGCCAGCGGGTCCTGGCCGACCGTGCCGACGACGTCCGCGAGTTCCCGCGGCTTGTGCGTGCGCGTGTCGCGGCCGGCGACCGTGACCCGGCCCTTGAGGGTGCCGCCGGTGAAGTGCGGGACCAGGCCCGAGACCGCCCCGAGCAGGGTGGACTTGCCGACGCCGGAGGGGCCGACCAGGAGGGTCAGCTCCCCTTCGGGGAGCGTGAAATCGGCGTGCGCGAGGGAGGGGGCGGTCGCGCCCTCGTAGGTCACCGATACGTCTTCGAAGACGATCACGGGCGGGGTGCCTCCTTCTGCGGTGAGGGGGGTAGGGGGGCCACCAGCGCCGGGAGGAGGCCGATGAGGATCGCCGCGGCCGGCCAGAGCGGGAGGGTCGGGACGACGAGGGGGACGACGCCGGGGCGCAGGGCCTCCGGGTCCAGGGACGCGGCCCGGATCAGCAGCGCCGCCACCGCCGCGCCCGACCCGGCGACCAGCCAGGCCCGTACGCCCCACCGGTCGGGCCGGTAGCGGGTTCGGATCGACCGGCGGCCGCCGAGGCGCAGCCCGGCCAGGGCCAGGAGGAGGGAGAAGAGGAGGAGGGTGAGGCCGTATCCGGCGCCCTCCGCCGCCATGAGCCCGTACGTGCCCGCGCAGATGCCGAGCAGCCCGCCGAGGGTGAGCACGTTGGTGGTGTGGCGCACGGCGGCCGGGACCTGCGCGGTGCGGCCGTAGCCGCGGGCGTCCATGGAGGCGGCGATGGCGACCGAGCGTTCCAGTGCGCCTTCCAGGACCGGCAGGCCGATCTGGAGGATCGCCTTGACCCCGCCCGTGGGGCGGCCGCGCAGGCGGCGGGCCGTACGCAGGCGGACCACGTCCGCGACCATGTTCGGCGCGAAGGTCATCGCGACGACCACGGCCACGCCGACCTCGTACAGGGCCGCGGGCAGCGACTTCAGCAGCCGAGCCGGGTTCGCGAGGGCGTTGGCGGCGCCGACGCAGATGAGGAGCGTGGCCAGCTTCATGCCCTCGTAGAAGGCGAACACGAGCTGCTCGGCGGTGACCCGGCCACCCAGCCGGATGCCCTGCGTCCAGTCCGGGAGCGGGATCTCCGGGAGGGTGAAGAGGATGTGCGCGCCGGGGATGGGGGAGCCGAGGAGCATGGAGAAGACGAGGCGCAGCCCGATGACGAAGAGCCCGAGCTTGACGAACGCCCCGTAGGAACGCGCCCACGGGGCGTCGGTACGGCGGGCCGCGACCACGTACCCGGCGACGCCGACGATCAGGCCGAGGAGCAGCGGGTTGGTGGTCCGGGAGGCGGCGGTGGCGAGCCCGAGGGCCCAGAGCCACCAGGCACCCGCGTGCAGGGCGTTGCCACGCGATGCCTCGGGGGCCTGCCATTTCTTCTTGTACGTCGGCACGCGCGGGGTGCGGATCGCCCCGGCGGGGGCGTTCGGGCCGGTCGGGGGCGGGACGTAGCCTGACGCGCCGTGGGGCGTGCGCCCGGCCTGCGGCCGGGCGGGGTTCCCACCCGCACCACCCGTGCGGGTGGGCGGGCGGGAGCGGGTGGCCCTGATGCTGGGTTGCCCGCCGTCGGCGACCGTCCCGCCGTCCTGCGTGGGGCCGTCCGTCATCGGGTGCGGCGGCGGGACTGCCAGAACGCGGCTGCGCCCAGGGCGGCCACCGCTGCGATGCCCGCGAGGAGGCCCGCCGACGGGCCCCCGCCGTTCGGGTCGGATTCGGCGGTCGGCTCGCCCGGGGCGGTGGCCGTTGCCGTGGCCGTGACGGTGTCCTCGACGGGTTCGCCGCAGCCCCGCTTCGGGTAGCCCGAGACCGCGCACAGCAGCGCCGCGCTGTTGTAGCGCAGCGGCTTGGCCACCTCGGCCAGCGCCTCGGCCGTCGTGGCGTCCGGGGCGACCTGCGCGCACGCCGTGCGCGGAGCGTCCTGCGGCGGGGTCTCGCCCGCCTGGGCTTCGGCGGGCGTGCCGAAGTCGATGACCAGGGCGATCCGCTTCTTGCCCGCCACCGGGGCGGTGCCCGAGCAGATGGCCGCGAAGTCGGCGTCCGCGCGCGGCGGGGCGGCCTGATCGGCCGCGTCCTTGCTCACCACGAAGTGGAAGCCCTGCACGGAGCCGTCCGCCGGGCGCAGCGAGGAGGGGCCCTGGGTGGCGTACGCCCACGTGCCGCCCGCGCCGTCCCAGAACGACCAGTAGCGGTAGGTCGAGGCCAGGGCGGGCGAGGCGGCCAGCACCGTCAGGATGACGCCGAGCACGAGGACCGGCAGAGCCGGACGGCGGCGGCGCATCAGAGCTGGTTCTTCTTCCGGCGGCCGCTCAGCACGATGCCGATGCCCATGCCGGCCGCGGCGCCCGCGAGGATCATCCACCAGACGTTGCTGCCGGAGTCCTTCTCCTTCTTCTCGTCCTTCTTCTCCGCCGGCTGGTCGGACGCCTTCGCGGAGGCGCTCTGCGGCGCGGGGCCCGTCGCGTTCAGGGCCGCGACCAGGTCGGTGCCGCCGAAGGACTTCGGGTCGGTGCCGGTCGCGTGCGCGGCCAGGACCAGGGTGCCCAGGGCGGCCGGGCTGCCCTTGGACCACTCGGCGGAGTTGGTCTTCAGCCACTCCAGGGCGCCCGCCGCGGACTGCTTGTGCCCGGCCGCGGCCAGGGCGATGACCGCGTCGGCGGTGTTGCCGGTGTCCGGGGTCGGCTGGTCGGCGCCCGGGGTGAGGGCGGTGAGGTGGCCGTCCTTCTTCAGGGCCTGCGCCAGGTATCCGGCCGCGCCCTGGGCCGCCGCCGCCGGGTCACCGGCGGTCGCCGGGCAGGCGAGCGCGGCCGCGGGGGCGTCCGTGGGAGAGGAGGAGGGGGAGACGAGCGCGCCCTTGCCGAGGCCGGCCAGTACGGCGGCGGCCGTCGCGTCGGCGTTGGCGGGGAGCTTGCCGTCGGCCGTCGGCTGGTAGGCGAAGGCACCCCGGTCGGCGGCCGGCTCGGCCGAGCAGCCGAGCTGGAAGGCGAGCAGACCCTCGTACGCGGACTTGCCGTCCTTGGACTTGACCTCGGTCGGCTTCTCGCCCGCCGCCGACAGCGCGCTGATCACCACGGAGGTGGAGCTGGCCTCGCTCGGGGAGCCGGGGACGTAGGCCCAGCCGCCGTCCGCGTTCTGGACGGACTTCAGCCAGTCCACGCCCTTCTTCACGACCGCGTCCTGGCCGCCGAGCGCCTTCAGCGCCTGCACGGCCACCGCGGTGGCGTTCGTGTCGAGCATCGTCTTCGCGTCGCACGCGGCGGCGGTGTCCGCGCGGAAGGAGGCGAAGCCGCCGTCGGCGCACTGCTGCCCGACGAGCCAGTCCACGGCCTGCTGCGCGGGCTTCACGCCCACGGTGTGCTGGGCGAGCAGCGCGAACGACTGCCGCCACACTCCGTCGTACGTCGGGTCGTTCTTGCCGTAGAGCCCGGAGGGGACCACGGGCGCCGGGGACGGGGTGGCGACATCGGCGAGGGCCGCGGGGGCCGCGCCCACGCAGAGCACGGCGGAGGCGGCGAGCGTGGCGGCGCTGCGGCGGACGTTCATGGCGGGGCGGGTGCCTCTCGTGCTGGGGACCCGGAGGCAGGCAGCACAGCAGCGGAGGCTGGCACCGGGCTCCGGCTCCGTTTACCTCGACGGTGCCGGCCGCCGGAGGCCCCGGCGGCACGAGCCGCGCACCTCCGGAACGGGGCAATCCGGCTCCCCGCCCCGATGCTGCCGGGGAGGATCACGGTTGCGGGTCAGCGCCGGATTCGCACCGGCTTCCCCCCGTACGGAAGTGTGGACGACGCCCATACTCTACCGGCCCGTAGCTCCGGTGCCGGGTGGCGCCGCCCACCAGCACCCCTTACACGGCGCGGTACGTCACGGGGTCGGTGCCCGGCACCGCCTCCGCGCGGCCCTGCTTCACCAGGCGCCGCAGGTGGGCCTCCGCTTCGGAGACGGCGATGTTCCGGGAGCCGTACGGGATCTGTTCCCAGGGCCGGTTCCACTCCATCCGCTCCGCCAGCGCCCACGGGGTCAGCGGCTCGGCGGCGAGCAGTTCGCGCAGCCCGGTCAGCCGGTCCTCGTGGTGGTCCAGGAGTTCCCGTACGCGGCCCTGCGCGTCGGTGAAGGCGTGCTGGTGGGCCGGGAGCACCTCGGCGGGCT harbors:
- a CDS encoding ABC transporter ATP-binding protein, with protein sequence MIVFEDVSVTYEGATAPSLAHADFTLPEGELTLLVGPSGVGKSTLLGAVSGLVPHFTGGTLKGRVTVAGRDTRTHKPRELADVVGTVGQDPLAHFVTDVVEDELAYGMESLGLPPSVMRRRVEETLDLLGLNDLRDRPIATLSGGQQQRVAIGSVLTPHPRVLVLDEPTSALDPAAAEEVLAVLQRLVHDLGTTVLMAEHRLERVVQYADRVLLLPSPTAPPVLGTPSDIMAISPVHPPVVALGRLAAWSPLPLSIRDARRQATPLRTRLSTITPPLPTPPHPETNTKPQPETTPGTGPRAGAGAQPQAEAGAEPQAGAGAQPPAVPGTGPRAGAGAQPPAGSGAQPQATPGTDPRAVAEAQPPAGSGAQPRKGSGAQPRGTGEGWVGDGPPQGPRPGLLARLRRRGLRTPQPTPAGPTGATGATGATGATGATGATGSTPATVKAVSLRRGRAEVLRDINLTVSRGETIALMGRNGAGKSTLLATLIGTLEPTTGQVTVSGRTPHLTPPPEMVTRVGLVPQEPRDLLYADTVAAECTAADHDAGQAPGTCRALVAALLPDVPDDTHPRDLSEGQRLALALALVLTGRPALLLLDEPTRGLDYAAKARLVEILRGLAAEGHAIVLATHDVELAAELAHRVVILAGGEIVADGPTAEVVVSSPAFAPQVAKILAPGHWLTVSQVEAALSTQADS
- a CDS encoding energy-coupling factor transporter transmembrane component T, with the protein product MTDGPTQDGGTVADGGQPSIRATRSRPPTRTGGAGGNPARPQAGRTPHGASGYVPPPTGPNAPAGAIRTPRVPTYKKKWQAPEASRGNALHAGAWWLWALGLATAASRTTNPLLLGLIVGVAGYVVAARRTDAPWARSYGAFVKLGLFVIGLRLVFSMLLGSPIPGAHILFTLPEIPLPDWTQGIRLGGRVTAEQLVFAFYEGMKLATLLICVGAANALANPARLLKSLPAALYEVGVAVVVAMTFAPNMVADVVRLRTARRLRGRPTGGVKAILQIGLPVLEGALERSVAIAASMDARGYGRTAQVPAAVRHTTNVLTLGGLLGICAGTYGLMAAEGAGYGLTLLLFSLLLALAGLRLGGRRSIRTRYRPDRWGVRAWLVAGSGAAVAALLIRAASLDPEALRPGVVPLVVPTLPLWPAAAILIGLLPALVAPLPPSPQKEAPRP
- a CDS encoding SCO2322 family protein, which encodes MRRRRPALPVLVLGVILTVLAASPALASTYRYWSFWDGAGGTWAYATQGPSSLRPADGSVQGFHFVVSKDAADQAAPPRADADFAAICSGTAPVAGKKRIALVIDFGTPAEAQAGETPPQDAPRTACAQVAPDATTAEALAEVAKPLRYNSAALLCAVSGYPKRGCGEPVEDTVTATATATAPGEPTAESDPNGGGPSAGLLAGIAAVAALGAAAFWQSRRRTR
- a CDS encoding prenyltransferase/squalene oxidase repeat-containing protein: MNVRRSAATLAASAVLCVGAAPAALADVATPSPAPVVPSGLYGKNDPTYDGVWRQSFALLAQHTVGVKPAQQAVDWLVGQQCADGGFASFRADTAAACDAKTMLDTNATAVAVQALKALGGQDAVVKKGVDWLKSVQNADGGWAYVPGSPSEASSTSVVISALSAAGEKPTEVKSKDGKSAYEGLLAFQLGCSAEPAADRGAFAYQPTADGKLPANADATAAAVLAGLGKGALVSPSSSPTDAPAAALACPATAGDPAAAAQGAAGYLAQALKKDGHLTALTPGADQPTPDTGNTADAVIALAAAGHKQSAAGALEWLKTNSAEWSKGSPAALGTLVLAAHATGTDPKSFGGTDLVAALNATGPAPQSASAKASDQPAEKKDEKKEKDSGSNVWWMILAGAAAGMGIGIVLSGRRKKNQL